GAGCGGTCAATTTTCACTTTGTCGAACTCATAACGGCTCAAGTAACCAATTGACGAGTAGCCGGCACCAAAATCATCCAAAGCAATACGAATACCTTTACTTCGTAATTGCTGTAATACCGACCAAGTCTTTTCTTCATCTTGGATCAGCAAGTCTTCGGTGATTTCAAATTCAACTTGTTCAAAAGATAAGCTACTTTTTTCAATCAGATTCGTCACAATGCTGGCGAAATTTTCCACCAAGAACGTGTCTGGTGAGATGTTAATCGAGACCTTGAACGTTGGATTAACCGCTAGAGGGCTCACTTCAGTCAGAGCTTGTTTCACTACCCACAAATCGAGCTCCGAGGTTAAACCAAGTTTAGCGAAACTCGACAAGAACCAAGGCGGCGTGATTTTACCATCATAGCCTTGGTGACGGATTAGCACTTCCAACGAATTAACACAGCCTCGGCTCATATCATATTGAGGCTGGTAGTAAAGTATGAAGTCACCACTAGACTGCAACTGACTAATCTCGCGTTGAGCCGACAGATTTGCACTCATTTGCGGCAATACCCCCATTACCGATCGGCTATTGCCTAGATCGCGGTAATTAAAGAAATTGTCAGAGAGTCCCTTAGTAAACACGGCATTCATACCAGCAACTTTATCCATCTGCTTAAAAAATGGCAGATAAATCGCGACACCCATCAAAACAATCACTAACTGTAATATTGGTGCTGCAAAGTCGTTACCCGTTGCGAGATAACCACTCAAAAACGCAGGTGTCATCCAGCTGATAAACGTTTGTACCGGTGCAACCCAGCCGATTGAAGTCGCAAAATAGGCGACAACCAAGCCAGCCATTGGCGTTAATAGAAACGGTATCACGAGCACTGGGTTGAAAATGATTGGTAGACCAAACAATATCGGCTCATTGATATTAAAGATACTCAGTACTAAGGTTGCAACCGCTAATGTTCTATAACCTTTATTTTTGGTAAAGAACAACATACATAGCACTAAACTAAGTGTATTACCTGAACCGCCTATACCGGCATAAACATCATAAAAATTGCTGGTTAAGATCGGTAGCTCGACGCCAAATGAACGGTAAAGCTCAAAACTTTGCTGAGTAAACTCATACAATTCACTCTTAATTGGGGACAGAATGATATGTCCGTTCACACCAATAGCCCAAAACAAGTTTCTGACTAATTCATAGACTAAAGCATCACCTAAAGAGTACTCATCGAGACTTGGTATAAGACGTACGAATTCGCTAAAAGACTGAATCCAACCTTTAAACAAAGAACCTGCGCCAGCATAGAGTACAACCATGAAGATACAAGCACCCACTAAGTTGATGGTTTGATCGACCACATTAGGTAGATCACTTTCCATAAACAATTTCTTGCGCTCTAAAATTTGGGTGGTTTTACTAACCAATAAAGGGATGAAGATCGCAAGTGGGTAGTTGGTTGGAATCATAGTACCTGGATGCAACATTCCCCACTCGTGACCCAAAATCACATAGATCAATAAAGAAGGAGTGATGACATTGGTACGAGATGTCTTATGCAGAGTCGCCAAAAACTGCGAGTAGTAGACAACGAGTAGAATTGGAAAAAGTTTCCAAATCAATGTACTAGTAAATAGAATTTTGTCGGCAAGAGCCGTCATACCGACAACAGTAAGACCATTACCTACCAGCATACAGAAAGCAGAAATCAAACTGATCGGTAAAAGCATTAAAAACACGTTACATAAGCCATTGATGTAACTGTTTTCAGATGTGCTCGCGATAAAGCGATACAACGATTTTAAATTCATGTTGGGCTTTTTCTCTTTATTTGCTTTTTTATAAAGCCTTGCAAATAGAAACGCCGCCCCATTCATTCCGTGTGGTGTCACCTCTAACTAGAGATGGTTGTTCTCTCAACAGCGCCAAATTGACTATTCATTATCAATTCACTTGCTTTAATAAGCACATAGAGTGATATATAAGCAAGTCGGCGCACAGTACTCCCAATGAAAGCAAACTTCCATTGGGATTTTTTGTTATGACGATAGCATTATCTAAAATTAGAGTTTTTAGTCTAAAAAGCATCTAAAGTGATGAAATATCGTTCGATTTCTCCACAAAACGTTGCTCATAAAGCACCATAAAATCTTCTCGAATCAATTGCTCAATATGGTTAGCTTGATCGGTTGGACAGAAGATCATTATGTGGATATTTTGCTCACCAGTTGCCGTACTATTAATATGAATATGCGGTTCGGAACCTGGTAGATCGACGCCAGCATGGCGCTCAATGATCGAGTTGTATCGTCTTGCGACTTCAATAAAATCCTGACAGTGGTTTTCAATCTTGTTAGTCAAATCAGGCAGCATTGGGTATAAGTTGACGAAATCACGTACCACAATCGAAAAATCGTGATACACGAATCGCTTCATAAAATTTAAGTTCTTAACTGGATAAGTAAAAAACATACTGTTTGGCAATGTCGCTGTTTTACCCGTAAAGTGATACTGCCCATGGTAAAGATCAATTTCTTGGATTACGGTTGCCATCATGTTGTGCTCTATCACTTCACCGCACAGCTTGCCTACTTCAATCCAATCCCCTATTCGAAATGAGCGCGAACTCGCTCGTTGAATTGATCCTGTAAAACAAAGAATAATTTCTTTACTCGCAACGACCACTGCAACGGCAATGGCTGTTAATGACAGTGCAAACTCATTGATTTCGGACTGCCAGAGAATAAAAAGTAATAAAACAATTGTGGTGAACGAGCCGTTTTTGGTACGCGACATCCATTTGCGTTGATCTTCAGAAACGAACGCCACATCACCACGTATTTTGGACAACGCAATCCGGCGGATGATCGAGATAAAAGTGATAATTAAAACAGAAAAGACTATTTTGTGAGTAAGAAGAAAATCGATTACAACTTGTACTTTCTCCACGAGTTACTCCTGTAAGCAGTTTTATTGGTTTACATTGAATCATTCAATGTTGAGTTAGTTATAGCGAGCCGATGTAATAAACTCACCAAAACTTTCGCACCATACTATCACTGTGTTGTATTCAGAAACATTAACCTCCGGCGGTAAATTCAAACTAAAGCGGTCAAAAGTTTTAATATCACCAATCTGAATCATTGTATCTTTGTACTGAGCAAATGCCTCTTCGGTTTCAATAAATACCGGTGATAGGTAGAGTTTGTAATCAGGACCTGGTGCAAGCTCGCCCATGAACACGATTTGAGTATCGCTGATCGCCACTGAGCCTTCACCCCAGTGCAAAAAGTCACTGTCTAGCCGCTCTCGTTGAAATTCAGCGTTAAACAGTGCATGTTTGGTGATGTCTTGTATCTCTTCTACGGCTGGTGCCGTAGGCTGGGTAAGAATAGGCAAAGCGTAGATCCCTAACGCGAAACCCACAGCAGCAAACGTAAGATGGGACCCAATTAATAAAAGAAATC
The genomic region above belongs to Vibrio ponticus and contains:
- a CDS encoding EAL domain-containing protein yields the protein MNLKSLYRFIASTSENSYINGLCNVFLMLLPISLISAFCMLVGNGLTVVGMTALADKILFTSTLIWKLFPILLVVYYSQFLATLHKTSRTNVITPSLLIYVILGHEWGMLHPGTMIPTNYPLAIFIPLLVSKTTQILERKKLFMESDLPNVVDQTINLVGACIFMVVLYAGAGSLFKGWIQSFSEFVRLIPSLDEYSLGDALVYELVRNLFWAIGVNGHIILSPIKSELYEFTQQSFELYRSFGVELPILTSNFYDVYAGIGGSGNTLSLVLCMLFFTKNKGYRTLAVATLVLSIFNINEPILFGLPIIFNPVLVIPFLLTPMAGLVVAYFATSIGWVAPVQTFISWMTPAFLSGYLATGNDFAAPILQLVIVLMGVAIYLPFFKQMDKVAGMNAVFTKGLSDNFFNYRDLGNSRSVMGVLPQMSANLSAQREISQLQSSGDFILYYQPQYDMSRGCVNSLEVLIRHQGYDGKITPPWFLSSFAKLGLTSELDLWVVKQALTEVSPLAVNPTFKVSINISPDTFLVENFASIVTNLIEKSSLSFEQVEFEITEDLLIQDEEKTWSVLQQLRSKGIRIALDDFGAGYSSIGYLSRYEFDKVKIDRSLVLNLNQKNGKEMFSLTSQLVRTTGAEIVVEGVEKQEEIDFMVEQNIHLIQGFYFYKPMPFNEIVDKQMFCQ
- a CDS encoding mechanosensitive ion channel family protein, whose amino-acid sequence is MEKVQVVIDFLLTHKIVFSVLIITFISIIRRIALSKIRGDVAFVSEDQRKWMSRTKNGSFTTIVLLLFILWQSEINEFALSLTAIAVAVVVASKEIILCFTGSIQRASSRSFRIGDWIEVGKLCGEVIEHNMMATVIQEIDLYHGQYHFTGKTATLPNSMFFTYPVKNLNFMKRFVYHDFSIVVRDFVNLYPMLPDLTNKIENHCQDFIEVARRYNSIIERHAGVDLPGSEPHIHINSTATGEQNIHIMIFCPTDQANHIEQLIREDFMVLYEQRFVEKSNDISSL
- a CDS encoding DM13 domain-containing protein — its product is MRFLLLIGSHLTFAAVGFALGIYALPILTQPTAPAVEEIQDITKHALFNAEFQRERLDSDFLHWGEGSVAISDTQIVFMGELAPGPDYKLYLSPVFIETEEAFAQYKDTMIQIGDIKTFDRFSLNLPPEVNVSEYNTVIVWCESFGEFITSARYN